In one window of Cellulophaga sp. HaHa_2_95 DNA:
- a CDS encoding oligosaccharide flippase family protein gives MGIVLKQSLNNTIITYIGFAIGAINTLFLYTRFLTDEYYGLVGVILSASAVLMPLLAFGIPNTLVKYYSGFKDSTYKNGFLTLMLILPLFLMLPLALVSYFAYDAIGNFLSDENPIVKGYVWYIFIIGMSMAYFEIFYAWAKVQMKSIFGNFLKEVFTRLGVTVLLVMVYFDWISVDVFLLCLVGLYFLRMLLMKIYAYKLRMPVLSFKFPTNTKTIIQYSALIILGGSAAVVLLEVDKVMINQFIKIENVAYYSVAIFIATVISVPSRAMHQIVYPLTAEILTKKDDSALKDLYHRSALTLFIVSGLIYLLIILNLADLYTLLSDDYSKGYLVVFLIGLAKVYDAVLGNNNAILYNSDYYKMLLILGVFLAIITILFNMWLIPEYELIGAAIASFSAIFIYNTLKLVFVKIRFGILPFSAAMFKVFLVLGLLGGVFYAISIPFHPMLSILIKSVAIVIIYIWMLYRFKLSEDVSGILDTYLKNK, from the coding sequence ATGGGAATCGTACTAAAGCAATCTCTTAATAATACCATCATAACTTACATCGGTTTTGCTATTGGTGCTATAAATACGCTATTTTTATATACTCGTTTTCTAACCGATGAATATTACGGATTAGTGGGTGTTATTTTATCAGCATCGGCAGTGTTGATGCCGTTGTTGGCTTTTGGTATTCCTAATACTTTAGTGAAATATTATAGTGGCTTTAAAGACAGTACCTATAAAAATGGGTTTTTAACTTTAATGCTTATCCTACCTTTATTCTTGATGCTTCCGCTAGCACTAGTATCTTATTTTGCTTATGATGCGATTGGTAATTTTTTGTCGGACGAAAACCCTATTGTGAAAGGGTATGTCTGGTATATTTTTATCATAGGAATGTCTATGGCATATTTTGAGATCTTTTACGCTTGGGCAAAAGTGCAAATGAAATCTATTTTTGGAAATTTTTTGAAGGAAGTGTTTACGCGTCTGGGAGTAACTGTGTTACTGGTCATGGTATATTTTGATTGGATTTCTGTGGATGTTTTTCTGTTATGTTTAGTAGGTCTTTACTTCTTGAGAATGTTGCTCATGAAAATTTATGCCTACAAGCTAAGAATGCCAGTTTTGAGTTTTAAGTTTCCAACCAATACCAAAACAATTATTCAATATAGTGCTTTAATTATTTTAGGGGGCTCTGCAGCTGTAGTTTTATTGGAAGTAGATAAAGTAATGATTAATCAATTTATTAAAATTGAAAATGTAGCTTATTACAGCGTGGCAATTTTTATAGCTACAGTAATTTCAGTGCCATCGAGGGCTATGCATCAAATTGTCTATCCACTTACGGCAGAAATCCTTACCAAAAAAGATGATAGCGCTTTAAAAGATTTATACCATAGAAGTGCCTTGACCTTGTTTATTGTTTCAGGATTAATTTATTTGTTAATCATTTTAAACCTTGCAGATTTATATACGCTTTTATCTGATGATTATAGTAAAGGATATCTTGTGGTTTTTTTGATAGGATTAGCAAAGGTATATGATGCCGTTCTAGGTAATAATAATGCAATTTTATACAACTCAGACTACTATAAGATGCTTTTGATCTTAGGTGTTTTTTTAGCGATTATTACGATCTTGTTTAATATGTGGCTGATCCCTGAATATGAGTTAATAGGAGCGGCTATCGCATCATTTTCTGCAATTTTTATCTACAATACGCTAAAACTTGTATTCGTAAAAATCCGATTTGGGATTCTTCCTTTTTCTGCAGCAATGTTTAAAGTTTTTCTAGTATTAGGTCTCTTAGGAGGTGTCTTTTACGCTATAAGCATTCCTTTTCATCCCATGCTTAGTATTCTTATAAAAAGTGTAGCGATTGTAATTATTTATATCTGGATGTTATATCGTTTTAAACTATCAGAAGATGTATCGGGAATACTTGACACATATTTAAAAAATAAATAA
- a CDS encoding glycosyltransferase family 4 protein, with amino-acid sequence MKKVLIVTYYWPPAGGPGVQRWLKFVKYLRDFNIEPVVYIPENPNYPITDAAFLKEVPEGIKIIHQTIFEPYQLASFLSSKKTKRISSGIIQTKNQSTLEKILLWIRGNLFIPDARKYWIKPSVKAIANILQQEAIDTVITTGPPHSVHLIGLRLKEKTGVTWLADFRDPWTTIGYHKKLRLTEGAKRKHKFLEKRVLNVADHVIVTSPSTKSEFQALTQQPISVITNGFDDYHTAEQPLDKEFTMVHIGSLLTGRNPENLWRVLSEIISENIVFKKIFKLKLVGVVSKDVLETIYAYKLRPFVDLVGYVSHDAALQLQKQSQVLLLTEINAKETQGIIPGKLFEYLAAKRPILAIGPKDWDVSAILEDTNAGQTFEYIDDLRLKELLLKWFNRYQHSGLEIDSINIEKYSRRELTRKLAAII; translated from the coding sequence ATGAAGAAGGTTTTAATTGTCACGTACTACTGGCCACCAGCGGGCGGTCCTGGGGTACAGCGATGGTTAAAATTTGTGAAATATTTGAGAGATTTTAATATTGAGCCAGTAGTTTATATTCCAGAAAATCCTAATTACCCGATTACGGATGCCGCTTTCTTAAAAGAAGTGCCAGAAGGAATAAAAATTATACACCAAACTATTTTTGAGCCATACCAACTGGCCAGCTTTCTGTCTAGTAAGAAAACAAAAAGAATCAGTTCAGGAATTATCCAAACGAAAAATCAATCTACTTTAGAAAAAATTTTACTGTGGATTCGAGGAAATTTATTTATTCCGGATGCTCGAAAATATTGGATAAAACCTTCTGTAAAGGCTATTGCGAATATACTACAACAAGAAGCCATTGATACCGTTATTACTACAGGTCCACCGCACAGTGTGCACCTTATTGGTTTAAGGTTGAAAGAAAAAACAGGGGTTACTTGGCTTGCAGATTTTAGAGATCCATGGACCACGATAGGATATCATAAAAAACTTAGGTTAACTGAAGGGGCTAAAAGGAAACATAAATTTTTAGAGAAGAGGGTTTTGAATGTTGCGGATCATGTAATTGTAACTAGTCCAAGTACTAAAAGCGAATTTCAGGCACTTACTCAGCAACCAATTTCAGTAATTACCAACGGTTTTGATGATTATCATACTGCGGAACAACCCTTGGATAAAGAGTTTACTATGGTGCATATAGGCTCTTTATTAACCGGTAGAAATCCTGAAAATTTATGGCGCGTCCTTTCTGAAATTATATCAGAAAACATAGTGTTTAAAAAGATTTTTAAACTTAAGTTAGTCGGCGTTGTGAGCAAAGATGTCTTAGAAACGATATACGCTTATAAGTTGAGACCTTTTGTAGATTTAGTAGGGTATGTTTCTCATGATGCAGCACTACAATTGCAGAAACAGTCTCAGGTCTTGTTGCTAACAGAAATTAATGCTAAAGAAACACAGGGTATTATTCCGGGTAAACTTTTTGAATATCTGGCCGCAAAGAGACCTATATTGGCAATTGGCCCAAAAGATTGGGATGTCTCTGCGATTTTAGAAGACACCAATGCAGGCCAAACATTTGAGTATATTGATGATTTACGTTTAAAAGAATTACTTTTAAAATGGTTTAACCGCTATCAGCATTCAGGATTAGAAATAGACTCCATTAATATTGAGAAATATAGTAGGAGGGAACTTACTCGAAAATTAGCAGCAATTATTTAA
- a CDS encoding YfhO family protein, with protein MKSNLRAFLIHFFAIAIFVFAAIAYFTPVLQGKVIFQSDIAQYTGMAKEQTDFKQKTGEEPYWTNSAFGGMPTYQLGAHYPHNFVKQVDLALRFLPRPADYLFLYLLGFYILLSCLKVDYRLAVLGALAFGFSTYLIIILGVGHNAKAHAIAYLPMLLGGIVLVFQKKYVGGFILAAIAMALEINANHYQMTYYFMLLVLILGVVYLIDAIRKKELKHFFTAVGILLIAVVLGIATNATSLMATKEYADWSTRGKSSLTINPDGTPKESTGGLSKEYITQYSYGITESLNLFVPRLFGGSNSEDLGDSSNTYDFLVERNISPSQALEFSKGMPLYWGDQPGTSAPAYIGAVLFFLFFLGLFLVKSNIKWWLLGGVIMSLLLSWGKNFSFLTDLMIDYFPLYDKFRAVSSIQVILELCVPILSILALNALLDSRVDKVRKITALKISFIISIGLGIILLLSKNLFYFEGASDPYLEKNYGNELMTMIRLDREAVYTNDTLRSLLFVFLAATVLWFFIKERLNKNAFVVLIGLLILFDLVGVAKRYVNDDDFVRQRAMIAPFPETDIDKQINQDEGIFRVYNPAEGLNGASTSYYHQSIGGYHAAKPAKIQDLFDFHIYAGNLNVFNMLNVKYIIQQDEKGSFPALNPDANGNAWFISTLEKVDSSSEEILALKDLDTKNKAVINNNKFPSLTEFQFKKDSLATIKLNSYLPNKLTYTSDNANKGFAVFSEMYYEKGWNAYIDGTLTPHMCVDYALRGLVVPAGKHEIVFKFEPEVIKKGSTIVAISSGILALLILAAIGFTIAKNRKKEEA; from the coding sequence ATGAAAAGTAATCTTAGAGCTTTTTTAATTCATTTTTTTGCCATTGCCATTTTTGTTTTTGCTGCTATTGCTTACTTTACACCAGTTTTACAGGGTAAGGTCATTTTTCAGTCAGATATTGCCCAGTATACGGGTATGGCAAAAGAGCAAACAGATTTTAAACAAAAAACAGGAGAAGAGCCTTATTGGACTAATAGTGCCTTTGGAGGGATGCCTACGTATCAATTAGGAGCTCATTATCCTCATAATTTTGTGAAGCAAGTAGATTTAGCTTTACGCTTTTTGCCTAGACCTGCAGATTATTTATTTCTCTATCTTTTGGGTTTTTACATATTATTAAGTTGTCTAAAAGTAGATTATAGACTCGCTGTTTTGGGCGCTCTTGCTTTTGGTTTTTCCACCTACTTAATTATAATTTTAGGAGTAGGTCATAATGCAAAAGCACATGCTATTGCTTATTTACCAATGCTTTTAGGAGGTATTGTCTTAGTGTTTCAGAAAAAATATGTTGGGGGCTTTATTTTAGCTGCTATAGCAATGGCATTAGAAATAAATGCCAACCATTACCAGATGACGTATTATTTTATGCTCTTGGTGTTAATCCTAGGGGTTGTTTATTTAATAGATGCCATCCGAAAGAAAGAATTAAAACACTTTTTTACGGCAGTTGGTATTCTGCTAATAGCCGTTGTTTTAGGGATAGCAACCAATGCTACTAGTTTGATGGCCACGAAAGAATATGCCGATTGGAGTACCCGTGGTAAAAGCAGTTTAACCATAAACCCTGATGGCACTCCAAAAGAAAGTACAGGTGGTTTAAGTAAAGAATATATTACTCAATATAGTTATGGTATTACAGAATCTTTAAATCTTTTTGTACCGAGACTTTTTGGAGGTTCTAATTCAGAAGATTTAGGAGATAGTTCTAACACGTATGATTTTCTAGTAGAACGTAACATATCGCCTTCACAAGCTTTAGAATTTAGTAAAGGAATGCCATTATATTGGGGAGATCAACCTGGTACCTCTGCTCCAGCTTATATAGGAGCGGTACTCTTCTTTTTATTTTTTCTAGGGTTATTTTTAGTAAAATCCAATATAAAATGGTGGTTGCTTGGTGGCGTTATCATGTCACTCCTGCTTTCATGGGGTAAGAATTTTAGTTTCTTGACGGATTTAATGATTGATTACTTTCCATTATATGATAAGTTTAGAGCTGTTTCTTCCATTCAAGTAATTTTAGAATTATGTGTTCCTATTTTATCCATTTTAGCGTTAAACGCACTTTTAGATAGTAGGGTAGATAAAGTGAGGAAAATCACGGCACTTAAAATTAGCTTTATTATCAGTATTGGTTTAGGAATAATACTGCTATTGAGCAAAAATTTGTTTTACTTTGAGGGAGCTAGTGATCCGTATTTAGAGAAAAATTATGGGAATGAATTAATGACTATGATTCGTTTGGATAGAGAAGCAGTCTATACCAATGACACCTTACGTTCCTTATTGTTTGTATTTCTTGCTGCAACAGTGCTATGGTTTTTTATAAAAGAAAGATTAAACAAGAATGCCTTTGTAGTGTTAATAGGACTTTTAATTCTTTTTGATTTGGTGGGTGTAGCAAAACGGTATGTTAATGATGATGATTTTGTACGTCAACGTGCTATGATTGCTCCGTTTCCAGAAACGGACATAGACAAGCAAATTAATCAAGACGAAGGAATTTTTAGAGTTTACAATCCGGCAGAAGGTTTAAATGGAGCTAGTACTTCGTATTATCACCAATCTATAGGAGGCTATCACGCCGCTAAACCTGCAAAAATTCAAGATTTATTTGATTTTCATATCTATGCAGGTAATTTAAACGTGTTTAATATGCTTAATGTTAAGTATATTATTCAGCAAGATGAAAAGGGAAGTTTTCCTGCATTGAATCCGGATGCAAATGGCAATGCTTGGTTTATTTCTACTTTAGAGAAGGTGGATTCAAGTTCGGAGGAAATTTTAGCCCTTAAAGATCTGGATACAAAAAATAAGGCAGTTATCAATAACAACAAATTTCCTAGCTTAACAGAATTTCAGTTTAAGAAAGATTCCCTTGCGACTATAAAGTTAAACAGTTATTTACCTAATAAGCTAACGTATACTTCTGATAATGCGAACAAAGGTTTTGCTGTTTTTTCTGAAATGTATTATGAAAAAGGTTGGAATGCTTACATAGATGGCACCTTAACTCCGCATATGTGTGTTGATTATGCTCTAAGAGGATTAGTGGTTCCTGCAGGAAAGCATGAGATTGTATTTAAATTTGAGCCAGAAGTGATTAAAAAAGGATCTACTATTGTTGCTATTAGCTCGGGAATTTTAGCTTTATTAATTTTGGCAGCGATTGGGTTTACTATAGCAAAGAATCGTAAAAAAGAAGAAGCCTAA
- a CDS encoding DUF4834 family protein → MAFLKTILIILLVYYLFKILIKLFAPKILNYAGKKAEQHFREKFQGFNTQQPSQNSTEEGDVIIENTTTRKSNSSKKVGEYIDFEEID, encoded by the coding sequence ATGGCTTTCTTAAAAACGATATTAATCATACTATTAGTATATTATTTATTTAAAATATTAATAAAATTATTTGCGCCTAAAATATTGAATTATGCGGGCAAAAAAGCAGAACAACATTTTAGAGAAAAATTTCAGGGTTTTAATACGCAACAACCATCTCAAAATAGCACGGAAGAAGGTGATGTGATTATAGAAAATACTACTACAAGAAAATCTAATTCTTCAAAAAAAGTTGGAGAATACATAGATTTTGAAGAAATTGATTAA
- a CDS encoding transporter, whose product MKKILAVTVFLYTLIASSQYTDVINSNRPGQSVSAYAVGKNVIQAEFGVGYEQQDHFLLNSDSSIWSAELALRYGLLFEKLELIYEGTYQKEDITYTNSFPDQSITDFSRNRVGLKYLIYDPFKNPERNKPNLLSWRANHKFRWRNLLPAVSLYAGATFNLGENPYYIGDGTVTPRVMLATQSKISPRVVFISNIAYDRIGSEFPEWSYIVSLTHAFRNPKWSIFLEQQGIKSDRYADALYRTGIAHLFSKNMQADITFGGSFKDTPTRMFGTLGLSYRIDKHQDKIIPIDEQKGGENGQIGKKDMKKKAKKSKKDNGSGAEDVDLGPTKKQLKKLKKAEKKKKKGDNGAIDF is encoded by the coding sequence ATGAAAAAAATTCTTGCAGTTACTGTTTTTCTTTACACCCTAATAGCATCATCACAGTATACAGATGTGATAAATTCTAACCGTCCAGGACAATCTGTTAGTGCTTATGCTGTTGGTAAAAATGTAATTCAAGCAGAATTTGGTGTAGGATATGAGCAACAAGATCATTTTCTTTTAAATTCTGATTCTAGTATATGGAGTGCAGAATTAGCATTGCGTTATGGTCTTTTATTTGAAAAGTTAGAATTAATTTACGAGGGCACATATCAAAAAGAAGACATTACTTATACAAACTCTTTCCCCGATCAGTCTATAACCGATTTTTCACGAAATAGAGTTGGCTTGAAATATTTAATTTATGATCCTTTTAAAAATCCAGAACGCAATAAGCCTAATTTACTAAGTTGGAGAGCCAACCACAAATTTAGATGGCGTAATTTACTTCCTGCCGTATCATTATACGCAGGAGCTACATTTAATTTAGGAGAAAACCCTTATTATATTGGTGATGGCACTGTTACGCCCCGCGTAATGCTGGCTACTCAAAGTAAAATTTCACCAAGAGTTGTATTTATATCTAACATTGCTTATGATAGAATCGGCTCTGAATTTCCAGAATGGAGTTACATCGTATCGCTTACGCACGCGTTTAGAAACCCAAAGTGGAGTATCTTTTTAGAACAACAAGGTATCAAGAGTGATCGCTATGCCGATGCATTATACCGCACAGGTATTGCCCATTTATTTAGTAAGAACATGCAAGCAGATATCACTTTTGGAGGAAGCTTTAAAGATACACCAACTCGTATGTTTGGTACCCTTGGTCTTTCTTATCGTATTGACAAACATCAAGATAAGATTATACCGATAGACGAGCAGAAAGGTGGTGAAAACGGTCAAATTGGTAAAAAAGACATGAAAAAGAAAGCCAAAAAATCTAAGAAAGATAATGGCTCAGGTGCAGAAGATGTAGATTTAGGTCCGACAAAAAAACAATTGAAGAAGCTAAAAAAAGCTGAAAAGAAAAAGAAAAAAGGAGATAACGGGGCTATTGACTTTTAA
- a CDS encoding GTP cyclohydrolase, with amino-acid sequence MITVSEVKTTADVKKFVKFPFTLYKDSKYWVPPIIADEIETFNKDKNPAFKDAEATLFLAYKNDEIVGRVVAIVNWIEIKQQKVPKMRFGWFDFIDDLEVSKALITKVQEIGSKNNLEYMEGPVGFSNLDKVGVLTEGFEEIGTMITWYNHPYYVNHYENLGFSKEKEYMENRFPFANADPKFYAKANELIKKRYNLRPINFTKTKDVMPMADKMFDLFNESYASLSSFVPITEIQKAYFKKKYISFINPEYIKFVVDKDDKLVAFGIVMPSFSHALQKAKGKLFPTGIFHLLKSKKHSKEVIFYLIGVHPDYQNKGVTAIIFNEYYKTFTERGIQTCVRTPELEENIAIKQLWKNFDPQIYKRRRTYRKNL; translated from the coding sequence ATGATTACAGTATCAGAAGTTAAGACAACCGCAGATGTCAAAAAATTTGTAAAATTTCCTTTTACCCTATATAAAGATTCTAAATATTGGGTTCCACCCATCATTGCTGATGAAATAGAAACCTTTAACAAAGACAAAAACCCTGCATTTAAAGATGCAGAAGCTACATTATTCCTAGCCTATAAGAATGATGAAATTGTTGGACGCGTAGTAGCTATTGTCAATTGGATTGAGATTAAACAACAAAAGGTCCCTAAAATGAGATTTGGTTGGTTTGATTTTATTGATGATTTGGAAGTTTCTAAAGCATTGATTACTAAAGTTCAGGAAATAGGAAGTAAAAATAATCTGGAGTATATGGAAGGCCCTGTTGGGTTTTCTAACTTAGACAAAGTAGGAGTTCTTACAGAAGGCTTTGAAGAGATTGGCACCATGATTACCTGGTATAACCATCCTTATTACGTGAACCATTATGAAAATTTAGGATTTAGCAAAGAGAAGGAATACATGGAAAACAGGTTTCCTTTTGCTAATGCCGACCCTAAGTTCTACGCTAAAGCGAACGAACTTATAAAAAAACGATACAATTTACGCCCTATAAATTTCACCAAGACTAAAGATGTGATGCCGATGGCAGATAAAATGTTTGATTTATTTAATGAATCTTACGCCTCTTTATCTTCCTTTGTACCGATTACTGAAATACAAAAAGCATATTTTAAGAAAAAATACATCAGCTTCATTAATCCTGAATATATAAAATTTGTAGTAGATAAAGATGATAAACTAGTTGCCTTTGGTATTGTAATGCCTTCTTTTTCTCATGCATTACAAAAAGCTAAAGGAAAACTTTTTCCAACAGGAATTTTTCATTTATTAAAGTCTAAGAAGCACAGTAAGGAAGTTATCTTTTATTTGATAGGGGTGCATCCAGATTATCAAAATAAAGGCGTTACAGCAATTATATTTAACGAATACTACAAGACCTTCACAGAAAGAGGAATTCAAACCTGTGTAAGGACTCCTGAGTTAGAAGAAAATATTGCGATAAAACAACTGTGGAAAAATTTTGATCCCCAAATTTATAAACGCAGAAGAACGTATCGTAAAAATCTATAA
- a CDS encoding aminotransferase class I/II-fold pyridoxal phosphate-dependent enzyme codes for MRDLFERIIENKGPLGKWASQAEGYFVFPKLEGPISNRMKFQGKEVLTWSINDYLGLANLPEIKKVDGEAAAEYGAAYPMGARMMSGHTDFHEQLEQELATFVSKESAYLLNFGYQGIMSAIDALVGKDDIIVYDVDSHACIIDGVRLHMGKRFTFKHNDIESLEKNLDRATKMAEQTGGGILVISEGVFGMRGEQGRLKEIVALKEKYNFRLLVDDAHGFGTLGKTGAGAGEEQGVQDGIDVYFATFAKSMAGIGAFLAADKGIIDYLKYNLRSQMFAKSLPMVYVKGALKRLDMLRSMPQLKNKLWENVNALQNGLKERGFDIGTTTSCVTPVYLNGSIPEAMALVKDLRENHGIFCSIVVYPVIPKGLILLRMIPTATHTLEDVAVTLEAFSAIRERLENGTYKRLSAAVAAAMGE; via the coding sequence ATGAGAGATTTATTTGAAAGAATAATCGAGAATAAAGGACCATTAGGGAAATGGGCATCACAAGCTGAAGGTTATTTTGTATTCCCAAAACTTGAAGGACCTATTTCTAATCGTATGAAGTTCCAAGGTAAGGAAGTTCTAACGTGGAGTATTAATGATTATTTAGGTCTTGCTAATTTACCGGAAATTAAAAAAGTTGACGGAGAAGCAGCAGCTGAATACGGAGCTGCATACCCTATGGGGGCGCGTATGATGAGTGGTCATACCGATTTTCATGAACAATTAGAACAAGAACTAGCTACTTTCGTAAGTAAGGAATCTGCTTATCTTCTAAACTTCGGATACCAAGGTATCATGTCTGCAATAGACGCATTGGTAGGTAAAGATGATATTATTGTTTATGATGTAGATTCTCATGCATGTATTATAGATGGAGTTCGTTTGCATATGGGGAAACGTTTTACCTTTAAGCATAATGATATAGAGAGCCTTGAGAAAAACCTTGATCGTGCTACGAAAATGGCAGAGCAGACAGGTGGTGGTATACTAGTAATTTCTGAGGGAGTTTTTGGTATGCGTGGAGAGCAAGGTAGATTAAAAGAAATCGTAGCGTTAAAAGAGAAATACAATTTTAGACTTCTTGTAGATGATGCACATGGTTTTGGTACTTTAGGTAAGACTGGAGCAGGAGCAGGTGAGGAGCAAGGCGTTCAAGATGGTATTGATGTTTATTTTGCGACTTTTGCCAAATCTATGGCAGGTATCGGTGCTTTTTTAGCTGCGGATAAAGGCATTATAGATTATTTAAAATATAACTTACGTTCTCAAATGTTTGCTAAATCATTACCAATGGTTTATGTAAAAGGAGCTTTAAAGCGTTTAGATATGTTGCGTTCCATGCCACAACTTAAAAATAAGTTATGGGAAAACGTAAATGCATTGCAAAACGGACTTAAAGAACGTGGATTTGATATTGGAACAACAACTAGTTGTGTAACTCCTGTATATTTAAACGGGAGCATTCCTGAGGCAATGGCTTTAGTTAAAGATTTACGTGAGAACCACGGTATCTTCTGTTCTATCGTTGTTTATCCAGTAATTCCAAAAGGATTAATTTTACTTCGTATGATTCCTACAGCGACGCATACCCTAGAGGATGTTGCTGTTACTTTAGAAGCTTTCTCTGCTATCAGAGAGCGCTTAGAGAATGGAACTTACAAAAGACTTTCTGCTGCTGTAGCTGCTGCTATGGGTGAGTAA
- a CDS encoding PLP-dependent cysteine synthase family protein yields MENKINAHNNVLELIGNTPLVKLNRVAESFTGNFYAKVEAFNPGHSSKDRIANFIIEEAERKGILKPGSTIIETTSGNTGFSIAMVSIIKGYKCILAVSSKSSLDKIDMLRSMGAEVYVCPAHVAPEDPRSYYQVAKRLHEETKDSIYINQYFNKLNTEAHYRSTGPEIWKQTNGHITHLVACSGTGGTISGTAAYLKEQNPNIKIIGVDAYGSVLKKYHETREFDSKEIYPYRIEGLGKNLIPDSINFDVIDTFVKVTDEESAHSAREISRKEGMFVGYTSGAALQAIRQLDAEGEFDENSNVVVIFPDHGSRYMSKVYSDKWMSDQGFFDAKSTEEVQEVQYIK; encoded by the coding sequence ATGGAAAATAAGATAAACGCTCATAATAACGTTTTAGAACTAATAGGAAATACGCCATTAGTTAAATTAAATAGAGTAGCAGAATCATTCACTGGTAATTTTTACGCTAAAGTAGAAGCTTTTAATCCAGGACACTCTTCAAAAGATAGAATAGCTAACTTCATTATTGAAGAAGCAGAACGAAAAGGTATACTTAAGCCAGGTAGTACAATTATAGAAACAACATCGGGTAATACGGGTTTTAGTATCGCCATGGTTAGTATTATTAAAGGGTACAAGTGTATTTTAGCGGTTAGTTCAAAATCTTCACTAGATAAAATAGATATGTTACGCTCTATGGGTGCTGAGGTCTATGTGTGTCCTGCACATGTAGCTCCAGAAGATCCTAGATCCTATTATCAGGTGGCAAAGCGTCTTCATGAAGAAACTAAAGATAGCATCTATATCAACCAGTATTTTAATAAATTAAATACAGAGGCACATTATAGATCTACCGGTCCAGAAATTTGGAAACAAACCAACGGACACATTACGCATTTAGTAGCCTGTAGTGGAACAGGAGGAACAATTTCTGGAACAGCAGCCTACTTAAAAGAACAAAATCCAAATATTAAAATTATTGGAGTGGATGCTTATGGTTCTGTTTTAAAAAAATATCACGAGACTAGAGAGTTTGATAGTAAAGAAATTTATCCGTACCGCATTGAAGGTTTAGGAAAAAATTTGATTCCAGATTCTATTAATTTTGATGTGATTGATACTTTTGTAAAAGTCACGGATGAAGAAAGTGCACACTCCGCTAGAGAAATATCTAGAAAAGAAGGTATGTTCGTTGGGTATACTAGTGGTGCAGCTTTACAAGCTATTAGACAACTAGATGCAGAAGGTGAATTTGATGAAAACAGTAATGTAGTCGTTATTTTTCCTGATCACGGGTCTCGTTATATGAGCAAAGTATATAGTGATAAATGGATGTCGGATCAAGGTTTTTTTGATGCGAAATCTACAGAAGAAGTACAAGAAGTGCAGTATATTAAATAG